From Cannabis sativa cultivar Pink pepper isolate KNU-18-1 chromosome 8, ASM2916894v1, whole genome shotgun sequence, a single genomic window includes:
- the LOC115699075 gene encoding uncharacterized protein LOC115699075 isoform X5: MLLKMVLADKSSEERQTEGGHLWDRIYRRLREMENANMMCNVDDEINRFPWLVDLSSVNESAPFKETNNTVPGVLSSCTPEGYQLFETFFMKFLTKAKDFFLPSERYRYGLVSERSMLSTLGIEESGSWLAVLHHAGCPSCMKIIEKEDDLTDVFHMDGAIVSELEGDGRALEPVLPANGPSILLFVDRSCKSLETRSKSKDALEAFRDLAFQIHESYQLSGQNGENIETLAQDYQASRSTFGPPRLKLSRTAQLMKFREKMSTIMVVNEGKPVALDNVNSDPQGSSLREILTHILQQKKEGKLSSLAKELGFQLLSDDIDIKLVNTKPSITETEDDPASPEKETEDLVSGGVDSDKDRSAHTTSIANEELSVTSKVTDAHNSQYDKEKKAYLEPNEQLPVESEKLIPDHKLDVDEGVNNADASSLQVDMSEHQQPQFSGFKGSFLFSDGNYRLLQTLTGESKIPGLVIVDPSKEQHYVFPEENDLNYSSMADFLTRFLNGSLLPYSQSESVLHSPREAMQPPFVNTDFHEVDSIPRVTSNTFSELVRGCNQSDSDAWNKDVLVLFSNKWCGFCQRMELIVREVYRAMSGYVNTIKNGSRTGKTMLHGDSLKDVELKFPLIYLVDCTQNDCSLILRSLNQMEAYPALMLFPAEKKNAIPYEGQMGVADVIKFIADHGSNSHHLILEKGILWSVPKTEARNQNSAGKVSSTDINLETAASNDGLYEVLLVNKEREGVTEHSKLESHTPKGLHGLASQVVVGSILIATEKLDDTEPFGKSRILIVKADQSKGFQGLIINKHIRWDALSDLEDGLQMLTDAPLSFGGPLIVRGMPLVALTRAAMEEKHPQVLPGVYYLDQLATYNNIEDIKSGNQSITDYWFFLGYSSWDWDQLFNEIGEGSWDTSDDGIRWP; the protein is encoded by the exons AGTTCAGAGGAGAGACAAACAGAAGGCGGACACCTATGGGACAGAATATACAGAAGGTTGCGG GAGATGGAAAATGCAAACATGATGTGCAATGTAGATGATGAGATTAACAGATTTCCTTGGCTTGTGGACTTAAGTTCAGTGAATGAAAGTGCTCCTTTCAAGGAGACAAATAATACTGTGCCTGGTGTCTTATCATCCTGTACACCTGAAGGATATCAGCTATTTGAAACTTTTTTCATGAAGTTCTTGACAAAGGCAAAAGACTTCTTTTTACCTTCAGAAAGGTATAGATATGGCCTGGTCTCAGAAAGATCTATGCTTTCAACTCTCGGCATTGAAGAATCTGGTTCATGGTTGGCAGTGCTTCACCATGCTGGCTGTCCAAGTTGTATGAAGATCATTGAGAAAGAGGATGACCTTACTGATGTTTTTCATATGGATGGTGCTATTGTTTCAGAG CTGGAAGGTGATGGCCGCGCATTGGAGCCTGTTTTGCCTGCTAATGGACCATCTATACTCTTATTTGTAGATCGTTCATGTAAATCATTGGAAACTAGGAGCAAAAGTAAGGATGCTCTTGAGGCTTTTCGAGATCTGGCTTTTCAAATTCATGAATCATACCAGTTAAGTGGACAAAACGGTGAAAATATTGAGACTTTAGCCCAAGATTATCAGGCATCTCGGAGTACATTTGGACCTCCTAGATTAAAATTATCCCGAACAGCTCAGCTGATGAAGTTCAGGGAGAAAATGTCCACTATTATGGTTGTAAATGAAGGAAAACCTGTCGCTTTGGATAATGTGAATTCAGATCCCCAGGGAAGTTCCTTGCGGGAGATCTTGACACACATTCTTCAGCAAAAAAAGGAAGGTAAGTTAAGTTCACTTGCAAAAGAGTTGGGTTTCCAACTTTTATCAGATGATATTGACATAAAGCTGGTAAATACAAAGCCATCAATAACAGAAACTGAGGATGACCCAGCTTCACCAGAAAAGGAAACTGAAGATCTTGTATCAGGTGGTGTTGATTCAGACAAAGATCGATCAGCCCATACCACAAGTATTGCTAACGAGGAGCTTTCGGTAACTTCCAAAGTCACTGATGCTCACAACTCTCAGTATGACAAAGAGAAAAAAGCATATTTGGAACCTAATGAACAGCTCCCTGTAGAGTCTGAGAAACTCATCCCAGATCATAAACTTGATGTTGATGAAGGTGTAAACAATGCAGATGCCAGTTCCTTACAAGTAGACATGTCAGAGCACCAACAGCCTCAATTTTCAGGCTTCAAAGGATCTTTTCTCTTTTCTGATGGTAATTATAGGCTACTTCAAACTTTGACTGGTGAATCTAAGATTCCAGGCCTGGTAATTGTTGATCCTTCTAAAGAACAGCATTATGTCTTTCCAGAGGAGAACGATTTAAACTATTCTTCAATGGCTGATTTTCTCACTAGGTTTCTCAATGGAAGTCTTCTTCCATATAGTCAATCTGAATCTGTTCTTCATAGCCCAAGGGAAGCCATGCAACCACCATTTGTCAATACAGATTTCCATGAGGTGGATTCTATACCTCGAGTAACAAGCAATACTTTTTCTGAGCTGGTTCGTGGATGTAATCAATCTGACTCTGATGCTTGGAATAAGGATGTGTTGGTCCTTTTTAGCAATAAATGGTGTGGTTTTTGCCAGAGAATGGAATTGATTGTTCGTGAAGTATATCGAGCTATGAGCGGTTATGTTAATACAATCAAGAATGGATCTAGGACTGGGAAGACAATGCTCCATGGTG ACAGCTTGAAGGATGTAGAGCTGAAGTTTCCCTTAATCTACTTGGTGGATTGCACACAAAATGATTGTAGTTTGATACTAAGATCATTAAATCAG ATGGAAGCTTATCCTGCTCTGATGCTATTTCCAGCTGAAAAGAAGAATGCTATTCCTTATGAAGGGCAGATGGGAGTTGCTGATGTTATCAAATTTATTGCTGATCATGGAAGTAACTCTCATCATCTTATCCTTGAGAAAG GGATCTTATGGTCTGTACCTAAAACAGAGGCAAGAAATCAAAATTCTGCTGGCAAAGTATCATCAACCGACATCAATCTTGAAACTGCTGCTTCAAATGACGGACTCTATGAAGTTCTATTGGTAAACAAGGAACGAGAAGGTGTGACTGAACACAGTAAGCTCGAGTCTCACACACCAAAAGGTTTGCATGGATTAGCTTCGCAAGTGGTGGTTGGTTCCATCCTAATTGCTACTGAAAAACTTGACGACACAGAACCATTTGGTAAATCGAGAATCCTGATTGTCAAGGCCGATCAAAGTAAAGGATTCCAAGGTCTGATTATCAACAAGCATATACGATGGGATGCTTTAAGTGATCTGGAAGATGGGCTGCAGATGTTAACAGATGCACCTCTGAGCTTTGGGGGACCACTCATAGTGCGAGGCATGCCTCTGGTTGCTTTAACTCGTGCAGCTATGGAAGAGAAACATCCTCAAGTGTTACCGGGTGTGTACTATCTCGATCAACTAGCGACGTATAACAACATTGAAGATATTAAGTCAGGGAATCAGTCAATCACCGACTACTGGTTTTTCTTGGGGTACTCGAGCTGGGATTGGGATCAGCTCTTTAATGAGATCGGTGAAGGATCGTGGGACACAAGTGATGATGGGATTCGATGGCCTTGA